One segment of Macrotis lagotis isolate mMagLag1 chromosome 1, bilby.v1.9.chrom.fasta, whole genome shotgun sequence DNA contains the following:
- the LOC141508680 gene encoding olfactory receptor 1C1-like: MALLGNMLILMAVCSDPHLHTPMFILLINLSLGDLCFTSTTVPRLLYSLFTGDQSISHTACLTQVFFFLMAGNVSSYVLAVMAWDRYMAVCRPLHYASVVTLPRCMILMGGVWVGTTLHSLLYTALIARLTFCSRHDIPHFYCDVYPLLQLACSDTSLNYAVALIEGSADIILPVTCIVTSYAFIGAAVSGVRATGGLQKAIATCGSHLAVVMLFYGTLIIVYIQPLGQAETQNKSGDLVASVMFSVVAPTLNPYIYSLQNRKIKVSLARIFKVNWI, translated from the coding sequence ATGGCCCTCCTGGGAAACATGTTGATTCTTATGGCTGTCTGTTCAGATCCACATCTCCACACCCCCATGTTCATCCTCCTGATCAACCTGTCCTTGGGAGACCTGTGTTTCACCTCCACCACAGTTCCCAGGCTCCTTTATTCTCTATTTACTGGAGACCAGTCCATTAGTCACACAGCCTGTTTGACCCAGGTCTTCTTTTTCTTGATGGCAGGCAATGTGAGTAGTTATGTGCTGGCAGTTATGGCATGGGACCGATACATGGCTGTTTGCCGACCCCTACATTATGCTTCTGTGGTGACTCTACCACGTTGCATGATACTCATGGGAGGGGTCTGGGTTGGCACAACCCTCCATTCCCTTCTCTACACAGCCCTCATTGCAAGGCTTACCTTCTGCAGTAGACATGATATCCCACACTTCTACTGTGATGTCTACCCTTTGCTGCAACTTGCCTGTTCTGACACTTCTCTCAACTATGCTGTAGCCCTAATTGAGGGCAGTGCAGACATCATCTTGCCTGTTACTTGTATTGTCACCTCCTATGCCTTCATTGGAGCTGCAGTGAGTGGAGTCCGAGCCACTGGGGGTCTGCAAAAGGCAATTGCCACTTGTGGATCCCACTTAGCTGTGGTCATGCTTTTCTATGGAACACTAATTATTGTTTATATACAACCCTTAGGTCAAGCTGAGACTCAAAATAAGAGTGGAGATCTTGTAGCCTCAGTTATGTTCTCAGTGGTGGCCCCTACACTCAATCCCTACATCTATAGCCTTCAGAACCgtaaaattaaagtatctctggcTCGTATATTCAAAGTTAACTGGATATAG
- the LOC141513616 gene encoding olfactory receptor 1N1-like: protein MAHGNQTSVSEFLLQGFSQWPEYQHLFFGLFLCMYLITLAGNVVIFLAIVFESRLHTPMYFFLASLSFADIGLSSSIVLKMLHNLYTQQHTISYTGCLTQLYFFLTFGDMDSFLLTVMAYDRYMAICHPLHYTTAMSPQLCVLLVSLCWVINNLHALLHTLLMAKLSFCVVGEISHFFCDISPLLKISCSPTHLNELIVFLVGGPVLALPFLCTLVSYICIVSTILRMPSSGGGRKKAFSTCGSHLSVVSVFYSTVLSTYLSPPSTSPTKDIVTSVVYIVVTPMLNPFLYSLRNQDVKVALRSLLRGKRFASQTH from the coding sequence ATGGCACATGGAAATCAGACCAGTGTCTCTGAGTTTCTTCTCCAGGGGTTCTCCCAGTGGCCAGAATACCAACACCTCTTCTTTGGATTGTTTCTGTGCATGTACCTGATCACTCTGGCTGGGAATGTCGTCATCTTCCTTGCCATTGTTTTTGAATCTCGTCTCCATACCCCTATGTATTTCTTCCTGGCCAGTCTTTCTTTTGCTGATATAGGTCTGTCTTCCTCCATAGTCTTGAAAATGCTACATAACCTCTATACGCAGCAACACACTATCTCCTATACAGGATGCCTAACACAGCTGTATTTCTTTCTTACATTTGGGGACATGGACAGTTTCTTGCTTACTGTGATGGCATATGATCGCTACATGGCCATTTGTCACCCACTCCATTATACCACAGCCATGAGCCCTCAACTCTGTGTCCTCCTGGTGAGTTTATGTTGGGTGATCAATAATCTTCATGCTCTGTTACATACCTTGCTCATGGCAAAACTCTCCTTTTGTGTGGTAGGAGAAATATCTCACTTTTTTTGTGACATTAGTCCTCTGTTGAAAATTTCCTGTTCTCCTACTCATCTCaatgaattaattgtttttttggtTGGTGGTCCAGTTTTAGCACTTCCTTTTCTATGTACTCTGGTCTCTTATATCTGCATTGTCTCTACCATTCTCAGGATGCCTTCCTCTGGGGGTGGCAGGAAAAAGGCCTTCTCCACTTGTGGCTCTCACCTCTCTGTTGTCTCTGTCTTTTATAGTACAGTTTTGAGCACGTATTTAAGTCCTCCATCTACTTCCCCCACCAAAGATATTGTGACCTCTGTGGTATACATAGTAGTAACTCCAATGCTCAACCCTTTCCTCTATAGCCTGAGAAACCAAGATGTGAAAGTGGCTCTGAGGAGCCTTCTTCGAGGCAAAAGATTTGCCTCTCAGACACATTAA